In one window of Posidoniimonas corsicana DNA:
- a CDS encoding type VI secretion protein IcmF/TssM N-terminal domain-containing protein encodes MIALIRKAAPTVAKIAAAPFISFGRGAIAGGAITWLLHGLLVVAVLYGLQRLNAYLELEKVVRAPSSLLRETWLPILFLLAYALGWAALATWRAATRPEAASRFPELDRCWRQVVAAMHRHGVDLAEKPLVLMLGEPGGREAELLSSFAVAPTFGPAPAQPHAKLRVFADDQAIYLLCHESSLLSTAAERLSHVRGVKRRASQPFETIASTEQRMPAALRTPAMAAAGEPTGRDFAAVDDSQSPVGCSDDATTLTLAEQLDAQQASPCGTPALFDDEQAERCAAELDHLVRLIKNERGTVAAINGVVALTPVDAADSDATADAFGWALEQDLAVLGDAAGVRVPVLSIVNDLQHAPGCGHLLHVLPPDRKSKRLGIEVDPRAAAQDGAAEDTIGELLDRMTPVLCQRLMQVDDDPASDDSLGDNAALFELQSYLSERRDRLAKLLHEGLRSNPTQPWPLHGCFLVATGDALGASQAFGSGVLQSLATRRATACWTTEALDQDARYTRVAGLGYAGLTAASVAVGWLLIG; translated from the coding sequence ATGATCGCACTGATTCGCAAGGCGGCGCCAACCGTCGCCAAGATCGCCGCGGCCCCGTTCATCAGCTTCGGACGGGGGGCGATCGCAGGCGGAGCGATCACTTGGCTGCTTCACGGGCTGCTGGTCGTAGCGGTGCTGTATGGCCTGCAGCGGCTCAACGCCTACCTGGAGCTCGAGAAGGTCGTTCGTGCGCCTTCCAGCCTGCTCCGCGAGACGTGGCTGCCCATCCTGTTCCTGCTCGCCTACGCGTTGGGCTGGGCCGCATTGGCCACCTGGCGCGCCGCGACCCGTCCCGAGGCGGCTTCGCGGTTCCCGGAACTCGACCGCTGCTGGCGGCAGGTCGTAGCGGCGATGCACCGCCACGGGGTGGACCTCGCCGAGAAGCCACTGGTGCTGATGCTGGGTGAGCCCGGCGGGAGGGAGGCCGAGCTGCTGTCGTCGTTCGCCGTCGCGCCGACGTTTGGCCCTGCCCCTGCGCAGCCGCACGCCAAGCTCCGCGTGTTTGCCGACGACCAGGCGATCTACCTGCTGTGCCACGAATCGTCGCTGCTCTCCACCGCCGCCGAGCGGCTATCGCACGTCCGCGGCGTCAAGCGGCGCGCGAGCCAGCCATTCGAGACCATCGCTTCCACTGAACAGCGGATGCCGGCCGCGCTGCGCACGCCGGCAATGGCCGCAGCCGGGGAGCCCACAGGTCGGGACTTCGCCGCGGTGGACGATTCACAATCCCCGGTTGGCTGCTCCGACGACGCCACAACCCTCACACTGGCCGAGCAGCTCGATGCGCAGCAGGCGTCGCCGTGCGGGACCCCTGCCCTGTTCGATGACGAGCAGGCCGAGCGCTGCGCGGCCGAACTCGACCACTTGGTGCGTCTGATCAAGAACGAACGCGGCACGGTCGCGGCCATCAATGGAGTCGTCGCCCTAACGCCGGTAGACGCCGCCGACTCGGACGCCACCGCCGACGCGTTTGGTTGGGCGTTGGAGCAGGACCTGGCCGTGCTCGGCGACGCCGCCGGAGTGCGGGTCCCGGTGCTGTCGATCGTCAACGACCTCCAGCACGCTCCAGGATGCGGCCACCTGCTGCACGTCCTGCCGCCCGACCGCAAGAGCAAGCGGCTGGGGATTGAGGTAGACCCGCGGGCCGCTGCACAGGACGGGGCAGCGGAAGATACCATCGGCGAGCTGCTGGACCGCATGACGCCGGTGCTCTGCCAACGGCTGATGCAGGTCGACGACGACCCCGCCAGCGATGACTCGCTCGGCGATAACGCCGCGTTGTTCGAGCTGCAGTCTTACCTGTCCGAACGCCGCGACAGGCTTGCCAAGCTGCTGCACGAAGGGCTCCGCAGCAATCCCACGCAGCCGTGGCCGCTGCATGGCTGCTTCCTGGTCGCCACCGGCGACGCTCTCGGCGCTAGCCAAGCCTTCGGGTCGGGCGTCCTGCAGTCGCTTGCGACGCGACGCGCAACCGCTTGCTGGACCACCGAAGCCCTGGACCAAGACGCCCGCTATACCCGCGTGGCCGGCTTGGGCTACGCAGGGCTCACGGCCGCCAGCGTCGCGGTCGGGTGGCTGCTGATCGGATAG
- a CDS encoding DotU family type IV/VI secretion system protein, producing the protein MRTSTTEPLHKAIRYALRLHSAVERGERLSLAKEQTVLTGLALEVPDGGADDHFRGARYALVCWLDELFICRSQWSDAWNERKLESALYGGNDRAWEFWRQAQRAAAQTTDDALSAYYLCVALGFRGRLRNDPPALEEWFEQTRARVTRSAGLAATPAARRRRRSSPPRLRGEARLRRFVAVATVATILLAPFATYAVMQRIFA; encoded by the coding sequence ATGCGAACATCGACCACCGAGCCGCTGCACAAAGCGATCCGCTACGCGTTGCGGCTCCACTCCGCGGTTGAGCGGGGCGAGCGTCTGAGCCTCGCCAAGGAGCAGACCGTGCTGACCGGCCTGGCGTTGGAGGTTCCCGACGGCGGCGCCGACGATCATTTTCGCGGCGCCCGCTACGCGCTGGTTTGTTGGCTCGACGAACTGTTCATCTGCCGGTCGCAGTGGTCCGACGCCTGGAACGAGAGGAAGCTGGAGTCGGCGCTCTACGGCGGCAACGACCGCGCCTGGGAGTTCTGGCGGCAGGCTCAGCGGGCCGCCGCGCAAACCACCGACGACGCCCTTAGCGCGTACTACCTGTGCGTCGCGTTGGGCTTCCGCGGCCGGCTCCGCAACGATCCCCCAGCCCTGGAAGAGTGGTTCGAGCAGACCCGCGCCCGGGTGACCCGGTCGGCCGGCCTCGCGGCGACGCCCGCCGCTCGCCGGCGTCGTCGATCATCACCGCCGCGGCTGCGTGGCGAGGCGCGCCTGCGTCGGTTTGTCGCGGTGGCGACGGTCGCAACGATTCTGCTAGCGCCCTTCGCCACCTACGCCGTGATGCAACGAATCTTCGCCTGA
- the tssA gene encoding type VI secretion system protein TssA has translation MASVTCESLLSPLEGDSPTGDESHFAMTLAPMLRELRREESADAFDDATRPTQLKRADWKGIVSECEQALAGHAKDLRTACHLAEARAHTDGLGGLREGLELIARLADECWDRVAPAAGDDPAETRGTPLRNLLDDPHRGLCFPNQVRTLPLIGHGDDSRSYVDWTRLRGEPAAESDELAGLRTRITPECFKQNHDDASGALYWLDSLRGTLDERLEADAPGLANLRAALADLQGLLADELARLGFPSAGTEEPLSAEHEAPPAPSTLGSSGREQLYCLLDDTADRLRAMEPHSPIPYLIKRAVRLGRLPFPSLMQHVIREQSTLTELNREFGIAEADGVDASA, from the coding sequence ATGGCCAGCGTTACCTGCGAATCCCTGCTGTCGCCGCTCGAGGGCGACTCGCCGACCGGCGATGAGTCGCACTTCGCGATGACGCTTGCGCCGATGCTCAGGGAGTTGCGTCGGGAGGAGTCCGCCGACGCCTTCGACGACGCCACGCGGCCCACGCAGCTCAAGCGGGCCGACTGGAAGGGCATCGTCAGCGAGTGCGAGCAGGCCCTGGCCGGGCACGCCAAGGACCTCCGCACCGCGTGCCACCTGGCCGAGGCCCGCGCCCACACCGACGGGCTCGGCGGCCTGCGCGAGGGGCTAGAGCTGATCGCCCGGCTGGCCGACGAGTGCTGGGACCGCGTCGCCCCCGCCGCGGGCGACGACCCGGCCGAGACCCGCGGCACCCCGCTCCGCAACCTCCTCGACGACCCCCACCGCGGTCTGTGCTTCCCGAACCAGGTCCGCACGCTCCCGCTGATCGGCCACGGCGACGACTCCCGCAGCTACGTCGATTGGACCCGCCTGCGGGGCGAGCCGGCCGCCGAGTCGGACGAGCTGGCCGGCCTGCGAACCCGGATCACGCCCGAGTGCTTTAAGCAGAATCACGACGACGCGTCCGGCGCGCTCTACTGGCTGGACTCGCTGCGGGGCACGCTGGACGAGCGTCTCGAAGCCGACGCGCCCGGACTCGCCAACCTGCGGGCCGCGTTGGCGGACCTGCAGGGCCTGCTGGCTGACGAGCTCGCCCGCTTGGGCTTCCCGTCCGCGGGCACCGAAGAACCACTTTCAGCCGAGCACGAGGCGCCGCCCGCGCCGTCGACACTCGGCTCATCGGGCCGCGAGCAGCTGTACTGCCTGCTCGACGACACCGCCGACCGGCTCCGTGCGATGGAGCCGCACAGCCCAATACCCTACCTGATTAAACGCGCGGTCCGGCTCGGCCGGCTGCCGTTCCCGTCTTTGATGCAGCACGTAATCCGGGAGCAATCGACGCTTACGGAGCTGAATCGCGAGTTTGGTATCGCCGAAGCGGACGGAGTTGATGCATCGGCCTAA
- the tssB gene encoding type VI secretion system contractile sheath small subunit, translated as MSESLQHKLDRVRPPRVQITYDVETNGALEQKELPFVVGVLSELAGDQTETPKPVKERKFVPIDRDNFNEVLGKIGPRLALKVPNRLTDEEGTNLSAELNFSEISDFEPQNVAKQVPALNSLLDARHKLRQILSTMEGNDSYADLLQEVLTDAEAAKSLKDELGEKEAE; from the coding sequence ATGAGCGAAAGCCTCCAGCACAAGCTTGACCGTGTGCGTCCGCCGCGCGTGCAGATCACCTACGACGTCGAAACCAATGGCGCCCTCGAGCAGAAGGAACTCCCTTTCGTCGTGGGCGTGCTGTCCGAGCTGGCGGGCGACCAGACCGAGACCCCCAAGCCGGTCAAGGAACGCAAGTTCGTCCCGATCGACCGCGACAACTTCAACGAGGTGCTGGGCAAGATCGGGCCGCGGCTGGCCCTGAAGGTGCCCAACCGCCTGACCGACGAAGAGGGCACCAACCTATCGGCCGAGCTGAACTTCAGCGAGATCTCCGACTTCGAGCCGCAGAATGTGGCCAAGCAGGTGCCGGCGCTCAACAGCCTGCTGGACGCACGCCACAAGCTGCGTCAGATCCTCAGCACGATGGAGGGCAACGACTCGTACGCCGACCTGCTGCAGGAGGTCCTCACCGACGCCGAGGCGGCCAAGTCGCTGAAGGACGAGCTGGGCGAGAAGGAAGCCGAGTAG
- the tssC gene encoding type VI secretion system contractile sheath large subunit, which translates to MATAEATVDAADAQELSLLEKLLENSRALDDSERQSQRDYLQEFISHVVDADQVTSQDAAAEINHWIAKIDEKISAQLNEIMHDEKFQKLEGSWRGLHYLVHQSETGTTLKIRVLNVTKRELLKDLETAVEFDQSALFKKVYEEEYGQLGGEPYGMLVGDFEFSRHPEDINLLKLISNVAAGAHAPFITAASPALLNLTSFTELPNPRDLAKIFESAAHASWRSFRDSEDSRYVALCMPRVLGRLPYGEDFKSVEEFDFEEFVDGRDHSKYLWMNAAWAYATRVTDAFSKYGWYAKVRGVEGGGKVEGLPVHTFNTDDGDVAMKCPTEIAISDRREFELSTLGFLPLLHSKNTDFAVFMGAQSAQKQKTYFDDAATANADLSTKINFLLCVSRFAHYLKVMARDKVGSMLEADQCEKWLNDWIANYVCDPSMAGDETKAKCPLSDATVEVRAVAGKPGWYEAVAWLRPHFQLETLSASMRLVAEVPQKG; encoded by the coding sequence ATGGCGACCGCCGAAGCTACCGTCGACGCGGCTGATGCCCAGGAGCTCAGCCTGCTTGAAAAGCTGCTCGAAAACTCACGCGCCCTGGACGACTCCGAGCGGCAGTCGCAGCGCGACTACCTGCAGGAGTTCATCTCGCACGTAGTCGACGCCGACCAGGTGACCAGCCAGGACGCCGCCGCCGAGATCAACCACTGGATCGCCAAGATCGACGAGAAGATCTCCGCGCAGCTCAACGAGATCATGCACGATGAGAAGTTCCAGAAGCTCGAGGGGAGCTGGCGGGGCCTCCACTACCTGGTGCACCAGTCGGAAACCGGCACGACGCTCAAGATCCGCGTGCTGAACGTCACGAAGCGCGAGCTGCTCAAGGACCTCGAGACCGCGGTCGAGTTCGACCAGAGCGCGCTGTTCAAGAAGGTCTACGAGGAAGAGTACGGCCAGCTGGGCGGCGAGCCCTACGGCATGCTGGTGGGCGACTTCGAGTTCAGCCGCCACCCGGAGGACATCAACCTCCTGAAGCTGATCTCGAATGTGGCCGCCGGCGCCCACGCGCCGTTCATCACCGCCGCCTCGCCGGCGCTGCTGAACCTGACCAGCTTCACCGAGCTGCCCAACCCGCGTGACCTGGCCAAGATCTTCGAGTCGGCGGCCCACGCGTCGTGGCGTTCGTTCCGCGACTCGGAGGACTCCCGCTACGTGGCGCTGTGCATGCCCCGCGTGCTCGGCCGCCTGCCGTACGGCGAGGACTTCAAGAGCGTCGAGGAGTTCGACTTCGAGGAGTTCGTCGACGGCCGCGACCACAGCAAGTACCTGTGGATGAACGCCGCCTGGGCGTACGCCACCCGCGTGACCGACGCGTTCAGCAAGTACGGCTGGTACGCTAAGGTCCGCGGCGTCGAGGGCGGGGGCAAGGTCGAGGGCCTGCCGGTGCACACCTTCAACACCGACGACGGCGACGTCGCGATGAAGTGCCCGACGGAGATCGCCATCTCCGACCGCCGCGAGTTCGAGCTGTCGACCCTCGGCTTCCTGCCGCTGCTGCACTCCAAAAACACCGACTTCGCCGTGTTCATGGGCGCCCAGTCGGCCCAGAAGCAGAAGACCTACTTCGACGACGCCGCGACCGCCAACGCGGACCTGTCGACGAAGATCAACTTCCTCCTGTGCGTGTCGCGCTTCGCCCACTACCTGAAGGTGATGGCCCGCGACAAGGTCGGCTCGATGCTCGAGGCCGACCAGTGCGAGAAGTGGCTGAACGACTGGATCGCCAACTACGTGTGCGACCCCTCCATGGCCGGCGACGAGACCAAGGCTAAGTGCCCGCTGTCCGACGCCACCGTCGAGGTGCGTGCCGTGGCCGGCAAGCCGGGCTGGTACGAGGCGGTCGCGTGGCTGCGTCCGCACTTCCAGCTCGAGACCCTCAGCGCCAGCATGCGGCTGGTGGCCGAGGTGCCTCAGAAGGGCTGA
- a CDS encoding eCIS core domain-containing protein yields the protein MQLKSQASGAAVGVVPAQTKSNNTGLPDNLKSGIESLSGYSMDDVKVHYNSDKPAKLKAHAYAQGTDIHVASGQEKHLPHEAWHVVQQKQGRVQPTMQLQGAWVNDDAALEKEADHMGAQALQAAGLMRERQVMGTVLTQMMLNNR from the coding sequence ATGCAACTGAAGAGCCAAGCGAGCGGCGCGGCGGTTGGGGTTGTTCCGGCGCAGACCAAGTCGAACAACACCGGCCTGCCCGACAACCTGAAGTCGGGGATCGAGAGCCTGTCCGGCTACAGCATGGACGACGTCAAGGTCCACTACAACAGCGACAAGCCGGCCAAGCTCAAAGCCCACGCCTACGCCCAGGGCACCGACATCCATGTCGCGTCCGGGCAGGAAAAGCATCTGCCGCACGAGGCATGGCACGTGGTGCAGCAGAAGCAGGGACGCGTCCAGCCCACCATGCAGTTGCAGGGCGCGTGGGTCAACGACGACGCTGCGCTGGAGAAGGAGGCCGACCACATGGGCGCCCAGGCGCTGCAGGCCGCCGGCCTGATGCGCGAGCGGCAGGTCATGGGCACGGTGCTCACCCAGATGATGCTCAACAACCGCTAA
- a CDS encoding Hcp family type VI secretion system effector — MSDQHSSIDYFLKIDGIEGESKDSTHTNEIQLIGFNWGETQPASFVYGTGAGSGKVSMQDLTFTMRACKASPKLFLSCAKGEHIKEATLVARKAGGDQEEFYQIKLEDVMVSSYNTGGGTGDSLPMDTVTLAFAKISYQYRPQSDKGALETPVKAGWNLQENKAI; from the coding sequence ATGTCCGACCAGCATTCCTCCATCGACTACTTCCTGAAGATCGACGGGATCGAGGGCGAGTCCAAGGACTCGACCCACACCAACGAGATCCAGTTGATCGGCTTCAACTGGGGCGAGACCCAGCCCGCCAGCTTTGTCTACGGCACCGGCGCCGGCTCGGGCAAGGTCAGCATGCAGGACCTGACGTTCACCATGCGTGCCTGCAAGGCCTCGCCGAAGCTGTTCCTGTCCTGCGCCAAGGGCGAGCACATCAAGGAAGCGACCCTCGTGGCCCGCAAGGCCGGCGGCGACCAGGAAGAGTTCTACCAGATCAAGCTGGAGGACGTGATGGTGTCGTCCTACAACACGGGCGGGGGCACCGGCGACAGCCTGCCGATGGACACCGTCACGCTGGCCTTCGCCAAGATCAGCTACCAGTACCGCCCGCAGAGCGACAAGGGCGCCCTGGAGACCCCGGTCAAGGCGGGCTGGAACCTGCAGGAGAACAAGGCCATCTAG
- the tssE gene encoding type VI secretion system baseplate subunit TssE, whose protein sequence is MPSPTLAPSLLDRLVAACGGVAEPRPAGLASLIDDIEDLLNTCSVAPGDELAGCPEATNSLLTYGSPAPQSLSIATHHERVATARQLEQTLKRFEPRLVRVRVRADATSKLCNEGRFHIQGTLRDDPQRAVTLAVKVRNTSGRAHVTTERP, encoded by the coding sequence ATGCCCTCCCCGACGCTCGCCCCCTCGCTGCTCGACCGCCTGGTGGCCGCCTGCGGCGGCGTCGCAGAGCCCCGGCCCGCCGGCCTGGCGAGCCTGATCGACGACATCGAGGACCTGCTCAACACCTGCAGCGTCGCGCCGGGCGACGAACTCGCCGGCTGCCCCGAGGCGACCAACTCTCTGCTCACCTACGGCTCACCAGCGCCGCAGTCCCTCTCGATCGCGACCCACCACGAGCGGGTGGCCACCGCGCGGCAGCTCGAGCAGACGCTCAAGCGCTTCGAGCCGCGGTTGGTACGGGTCCGCGTCCGCGCCGACGCCACCTCCAAGCTCTGCAACGAGGGGCGGTTCCACATCCAAGGGACGCTGCGTGACGATCCCCAGCGGGCGGTCACGCTGGCGGTGAAGGTCCGCAACACCAGCGGCCGGGCCCACGTCACGACGGAGCGACCATGA
- the tssF gene encoding type VI secretion system baseplate subunit TssF: MNASLYPYYEEQLHFIRHEAEEFAKQYPAAAGQLLLERNQSRDPHVERLIEAFALLSARVEKKLDDQFPEITDGLLSALYPHYLAPIPSMAIAQFDADPASPQPGGLPVPRGVGVRAKTSGGSACRYRTCFPVRLWPLDVVDAAIEFPPFDRGLTPPPQTAAVLRISLQTHADMKFSELSLDTLRVHLQGDDHLMAKLYEQLLNRSTRVEVRSSAEDGGRLLSDAPAEQTLHPVGFGDDESLLPSPPQSSRAYQLLTELFAFPQKFAFIDIAGLAAALPTAGAKIDILIYLDEADERLAREVNASTFRLGCTPIVNLFEKVCEPIRLTHKKHEYPVLPDVHNRDATEVYSADRVVGVSTGRATRYEPIYGLDHENSWRGEDEARAYWHTRRRGASQHDDTGSDVMLRLVDLDFTPAQPAEQTITVHATCTNRDLPLQIPSGPAGLRLQMETPVPVRSASCLRQPTAPVRPPLGAAAYWRLVSHLSLNHLSLTNDRLGLSALREILRLYDFADRSANRTQAIANSEMIDGVIGMNIGRAVCRVGGPADGGVCRGVSVELELDEENYRGVGAYLFGAVLERFFAEYATMNSFTRLTLKTKQQGLVKVWRPRSGGVELL; this comes from the coding sequence ATGAACGCATCGCTGTACCCCTACTACGAAGAGCAGCTCCACTTCATCCGCCACGAGGCGGAGGAGTTCGCCAAGCAGTACCCCGCGGCGGCGGGGCAGCTGCTGCTGGAGCGCAACCAGAGCCGCGACCCGCACGTCGAGCGGCTGATCGAGGCCTTCGCGCTGCTGTCGGCCCGTGTCGAGAAGAAGCTCGACGACCAGTTCCCCGAGATCACCGACGGGCTGCTCTCGGCGCTCTACCCGCACTACCTGGCGCCGATCCCGTCGATGGCGATCGCCCAGTTCGACGCCGACCCGGCGAGCCCCCAGCCTGGCGGGCTCCCAGTGCCCCGCGGCGTCGGGGTCCGCGCAAAGACTTCTGGCGGGTCCGCCTGCCGGTACCGCACCTGCTTCCCGGTGCGGCTGTGGCCGCTAGACGTGGTGGACGCGGCGATCGAGTTCCCGCCGTTCGACCGCGGCCTGACGCCGCCGCCGCAGACCGCGGCCGTGCTGCGGATCAGCCTGCAGACGCACGCCGACATGAAGTTCAGCGAGCTGTCGCTCGACACGCTGCGGGTCCACCTGCAGGGCGACGACCACCTGATGGCGAAGCTGTACGAACAGCTGCTCAACCGCTCGACCCGGGTCGAGGTCCGCTCTTCGGCAGAGGATGGCGGCCGCCTGCTGAGCGACGCTCCGGCCGAGCAGACCCTCCACCCGGTCGGCTTTGGCGACGACGAGTCGCTCTTGCCCAGCCCACCACAGTCCAGCCGCGCGTACCAGCTGCTGACCGAGCTGTTCGCGTTCCCCCAGAAGTTCGCCTTCATCGACATCGCCGGACTGGCCGCGGCGCTGCCGACCGCCGGCGCCAAGATCGACATCCTGATCTACCTCGATGAGGCGGACGAACGCCTCGCCCGCGAGGTGAACGCCAGCACGTTCCGGCTGGGCTGCACGCCGATCGTCAACCTGTTCGAGAAGGTCTGCGAGCCGATCCGGCTGACCCACAAGAAGCACGAGTACCCCGTGCTGCCCGACGTCCACAACCGGGACGCCACCGAGGTGTACAGCGCCGACCGCGTGGTGGGCGTCTCCACCGGCCGCGCGACACGCTACGAGCCGATTTACGGGCTGGATCACGAGAACTCGTGGCGGGGCGAGGACGAGGCCCGCGCCTACTGGCACACACGCCGCCGTGGCGCCTCGCAGCACGACGACACCGGGTCGGACGTGATGCTGCGGCTGGTCGACCTGGACTTCACCCCGGCCCAGCCCGCCGAGCAGACTATTACCGTGCACGCGACCTGCACCAACCGGGACCTGCCGCTGCAGATCCCGTCCGGGCCCGCCGGCCTGCGCCTGCAGATGGAGACGCCCGTCCCCGTGCGGTCCGCCAGCTGCCTGCGGCAGCCCACCGCGCCGGTCCGCCCGCCGCTGGGGGCGGCCGCCTACTGGCGGCTGGTCTCGCACCTGTCGCTGAACCACCTGTCGCTGACAAACGACCGGCTGGGCCTGTCGGCGCTGCGGGAGATCCTCCGGCTGTACGACTTCGCCGACCGGTCCGCGAACCGCACGCAGGCGATCGCCAACAGCGAGATGATCGACGGCGTGATCGGCATGAACATCGGCCGCGCAGTGTGCCGCGTCGGCGGCCCCGCCGACGGCGGCGTCTGCCGCGGCGTGTCGGTGGAGCTCGAGCTCGACGAAGAAAACTACCGCGGCGTCGGCGCGTACCTGTTCGGCGCTGTGCTCGAACGCTTCTTCGCCGAGTACGCCACGATGAACTCGTTCACCCGGCTGACGCTCAAGACCAAGCAGCAGGGCCTGGTGAAGGTCTGGCGTCCCCGCTCGGGAGGCGTTGAGCTGCTGTGA
- the tssG gene encoding type VI secretion system baseplate subunit TssG — protein MTAVAEIPSDPDAPSVQQQLYAEGASFDFFQAVRLLEQSSAGADRDRRLGSPAVRFSTPPSTAFPASAIDSITPDDADENTSRVRVNFMGLTGPSGVLPRHYTELLIQLECRLRDAAKRTLNAWYDLFNNRLIGQLYRVWAKCRIDRGLADGVADRTQADPFSTALYSLIGVATPKLRNRLSVTQPTGQGGAAEVVDQIPDSVLARHVGTLSRRRRSASQVAAMLSSHFRVPVEIEQFQGQWLQLSPAEQTRAGAWGAANRLGVDAVLGSRVWDRQSRIRVRVGPLDAQQFARFLPDAGGGQDRRRFVSLCQMVRLAIGPELDFDVQLVLRKSDIPRLSAQRDGDRPRLGWSSWLAAAPLERDGGEPVFEPIESSEA, from the coding sequence GTGACCGCCGTCGCCGAGATACCGTCCGACCCCGACGCACCGAGTGTGCAGCAGCAGCTGTACGCCGAGGGCGCTAGCTTCGACTTCTTCCAAGCGGTGCGGCTGCTAGAGCAGTCGTCTGCGGGCGCCGACCGCGACCGGCGCCTGGGCAGCCCCGCGGTGAGGTTCTCGACGCCCCCGTCCACCGCGTTCCCCGCCAGCGCAATCGACTCGATCACGCCGGACGACGCAGACGAAAACACCTCCCGCGTGAGGGTCAACTTCATGGGCCTTACCGGGCCCAGCGGCGTGCTGCCCCGGCACTACACGGAGCTGCTGATCCAGCTCGAGTGCCGGCTACGCGACGCCGCTAAGCGTACACTCAACGCCTGGTACGACCTGTTCAACAACCGACTGATCGGCCAGCTCTACCGCGTGTGGGCCAAGTGCCGGATCGACCGGGGCCTGGCCGACGGCGTGGCCGACCGGACGCAGGCCGACCCCTTCTCCACCGCGCTGTACAGCTTGATCGGCGTCGCGACTCCCAAGCTGCGCAACCGACTCTCCGTCACCCAGCCTACGGGGCAGGGCGGTGCAGCCGAGGTGGTCGACCAGATCCCCGATTCAGTCCTCGCCCGGCACGTCGGGACGCTCTCCCGCCGTCGACGTTCGGCCAGCCAGGTAGCCGCCATGCTGTCGAGCCACTTCCGCGTTCCCGTGGAGATCGAGCAGTTCCAGGGGCAGTGGCTCCAGCTATCGCCCGCAGAGCAGACCCGCGCCGGCGCCTGGGGCGCCGCCAACCGCCTGGGAGTCGACGCTGTGCTGGGCAGCCGCGTGTGGGACCGCCAGAGCCGCATCCGCGTGCGGGTCGGTCCGCTCGACGCCCAGCAGTTTGCCCGGTTCCTCCCCGACGCCGGGGGCGGACAGGACCGCCGCAGGTTTGTCTCGCTGTGTCAGATGGTGAGGCTTGCCATCGGGCCTGAGCTCGACTTTGACGTGCAGCTGGTGCTGCGGAAGTCGGATATACCGCGGCTCTCAGCCCAGCGGGATGGTGATCGTCCGCGGTTGGGATGGAGCAGTTGGTTGGCAGCCGCGCCCCTCGAGCGAGACGGCGGGGAGCCAGTGTTCGAGCCGATTGAATCGTCCGAAGCGTAG